AGCGTCTGGTGCTCTAGTGTATCCCGCACCAGGCTTCGGATGTGAGTCCACTCGTTATGCAGGGGACAGCTCACTTCATCGGAACAGACGTCCAATCCGATCACGCAGCGTTCTTGTTGGGGAGGCGTCCCTTCAATGGCGTGCACAATCTGCAATAAGGTGATGTCTTTTGCGGGGCGTGCCAGCTCGATGCCACCTTTCCGCCCCCGATAACTCTTGACCAAGCGGTTGCGGGTAAGGGTCTGGATCAGCTTGGCTAAAAACTGCTTGGGAATGTTATACGCCTCTGCGATGGCGCTCACCATCGACAAACCTTCTCCCCCTTCGTGCTCGGCCAGATAGATCATGGCCTGGATCGCATATTCTGAAGACTTCGTGTAGAGCATAATAATGGGATATGTTTATCCGAAAATAATCAGTCAAATATGCAGAGGCAAACTTAAAATAAATGGCTGGCAGGACCGGTCTTGATTTACTCGTGAATCATTAGCGGACTATGAAATAATGGGGCTGGGGAATCGCTATTGATCTTGGCTGGCGCGCAGCGTTGTGGGCAGGACTAGATCAAAATTTTATCCGCGTGCAATAGGTCGGAAAATTGTTCATTTTTTATCGCTTCCGCATGTGTGCGGGCCCTTGCCAGGGCACTGACGATATATCGGTTGGCGATAA
The window above is part of the Candidatus Neomarinimicrobiota bacterium genome. Proteins encoded here:
- a CDS encoding Rrf2 family transcriptional regulator is translated as MLYTKSSEYAIQAMIYLAEHEGGEGLSMVSAIAEAYNIPKQFLAKLIQTLTRNRLVKSYRGRKGGIELARPAKDITLLQIVHAIEGTPPQQERCVIGLDVCSDEVSCPLHNEWTHIRSLVRDTLEHQTLADLAEGMRAKRQELTQLLRVTSTE